A single Bacillus sp. OxB-1 DNA region contains:
- a CDS encoding IreB family regulatory phosphoprotein produces the protein MDSYDKTMKFNFPEESMKDEVKEVMLHVYKALDDKGYNPINQIVGYLLSGDPAYIPRHEEARNKIRKLERDEILEELVKFYIRENGGTPD, from the coding sequence ATGGATTCATACGACAAAACGATGAAATTCAACTTTCCAGAAGAGTCGATGAAGGATGAGGTCAAAGAAGTGATGCTCCATGTGTATAAGGCACTGGATGACAAAGGGTACAATCCGATCAACCAGATAGTCGGCTATCTATTGTCGGGCGATCCGGCCTATATACCCCGGCATGAGGAAGCGCGTAATAAAATCCGGAAGCTGGAGCGGGATGAGATTCTGGAAGAGCTCGTCAAGTTTTATATCCGTGAAAACGGAGGGACGCCGGATTGA
- a CDS encoding DUF1292 domain-containing protein, whose product MDHGQETMTIVDEQGNEHVCEVIFTFESEEYGKSYVLYHVLGEEESEDGEIEIHASAFIPTEDGEDGELFPIEDDEEWEMVEEMLNTFLAEEEEE is encoded by the coding sequence TTGGATCATGGACAGGAAACGATGACCATCGTGGACGAGCAAGGAAATGAACATGTCTGCGAAGTGATTTTTACATTCGAATCAGAAGAATATGGAAAATCTTACGTCCTTTATCACGTGCTGGGAGAGGAAGAATCAGAAGACGGAGAAATTGAAATCCACGCTTCTGCCTTCATTCCGACGGAAGACGGCGAAGACGGTGAGTTATTCCCAATTGAAGACGACGAGGAATGGGAAATGGTCGAAGAAATGCTGAACACGTTCCTTGCGGAAGAGGAAGAAGAGTGA
- the udk gene encoding uridine kinase — protein sequence MKQRKPLVIGIAGGSGSGKTSVTHAIYDVFKKHSVVVIEQDYYYKDQSHLEFDQRLGVNYDHPLAFDTDLLIEHMDRLLQRESIEKPVYDYALHTRSAEIVLIEPKDVIILEGILVLEDERLRDLMDIKLFVDTDADLRIIRRILRDLKERGRSIDSVIEQYLSVVRPMHNQFIEPTKRYADIIIPEGGQNAVAIDLMVTKIKTILESGTDI from the coding sequence ATGAAACAAAGAAAGCCTCTCGTAATTGGAATAGCAGGCGGGTCCGGTTCCGGGAAGACGAGCGTCACCCATGCCATCTATGACGTCTTCAAAAAGCATTCCGTCGTTGTCATCGAACAGGATTATTATTACAAGGACCAGAGCCATCTTGAGTTTGACCAGCGCCTCGGCGTGAATTATGACCATCCTTTGGCATTCGACACGGATTTGCTGATTGAACATATGGACCGTCTACTGCAACGCGAATCGATTGAGAAACCGGTCTATGATTATGCGCTCCACACGCGTTCGGCGGAAATAGTGCTGATTGAACCGAAGGATGTCATCATCCTGGAAGGGATCCTTGTACTGGAGGATGAACGGCTGCGCGACTTGATGGATATAAAATTGTTTGTCGACACGGATGCGGACTTGCGCATCATCCGCCGGATCCTCCGTGATTTGAAAGAGAGGGGACGCTCGATTGATTCGGTGATCGAGCAATATTTGTCCGTTGTCCGGCCGATGCACAACCAATTCATCGAACCGACGAAACGATATGCCGATATCATCATTCCGGAAGGCGGACAAAATGCGGTGGCCATCGATCTGATGGTTACCAAAATAAAAACAATTCTTGAATCTGGAACGGATATATAA
- the ruvX gene encoding Holliday junction resolvase RuvX, with amino-acid sequence MRTMGLDVGTKTVGIAISDALGWTAQGVETMKIDENAGQFGMERIEQLVSEYGVNEFVVGYPKNMNNTIGPRGEACENYARLLEEKFGLPVKLWDERLSTMAAERMLIEADVSRKKRKTVIDKMAAVLILQGYLDSKN; translated from the coding sequence TTGAGGACAATGGGATTGGATGTCGGGACCAAAACGGTCGGCATTGCGATAAGCGATGCTTTGGGATGGACAGCCCAAGGGGTCGAGACGATGAAAATCGATGAAAATGCCGGCCAATTCGGCATGGAAAGAATTGAACAACTCGTTTCCGAGTATGGCGTAAACGAATTCGTTGTTGGTTACCCTAAAAACATGAATAATACAATCGGCCCCCGCGGCGAGGCATGTGAAAACTACGCCCGCTTGCTTGAAGAGAAGTTCGGCCTCCCCGTGAAGTTATGGGATGAACGCCTATCGACGATGGCGGCGGAGCGGATGCTGATCGAAGCGGATGTTAGCCGGAAAAAAAGGAAGACGGTCATCGATAAGATGGCAGCCGTCCTAATTTTGCAAGGATATCTTGACTCAAAAAATTGA
- the mltG gene encoding endolytic transglycosylase MltG produces MENGTKKDIMLERMREKKKEVRVVRKIVFIITSVLLFIGLVGGFFGYRYIKGSLQPVDPDSEEVIEVVIPIGSGVNTIATELQKKGIIKNAKIFKYYAKFNNESQFQAGTYGLTKAMTPDELIRSLKTGKVYRTPVFTMTVPEGLTVRQIAGIVEKKAGIPADEFLTYINEESTINRLMAKYPKVLTEEVQGEQIKYPLEGYLFPATYPFYEEAPSIETIVDAMVQATAANVTPYFDYLETEGQSVHWLLTFASLLEKEATAQSDRETIASVFYNRMEIDMPLQTDPTVLYSLGEHKDRVLYADLEIDDPYNTYKHKGLPPGPIAGAGKASIEAVIDPSNTDYLYFLADKKGTNHFTKSYEEHLKNRELYLSGD; encoded by the coding sequence ATGGAAAATGGGACGAAAAAAGATATCATGCTGGAGCGGATGAGGGAAAAGAAGAAAGAAGTGAGAGTGGTCCGGAAGATTGTCTTTATTATTACATCCGTTCTTCTTTTTATCGGTTTGGTCGGTGGCTTTTTCGGATACCGTTATATTAAAGGCTCCCTTCAACCCGTCGATCCGGATTCCGAAGAAGTGATCGAAGTTGTCATCCCGATCGGGTCAGGCGTCAATACGATTGCAACCGAACTTCAGAAAAAAGGGATCATAAAAAATGCCAAGATATTCAAGTATTATGCAAAATTCAACAATGAATCCCAGTTCCAGGCAGGTACATACGGATTGACAAAGGCGATGACACCCGATGAACTGATCCGCAGCTTGAAAACCGGTAAAGTCTATCGGACGCCTGTTTTCACAATGACGGTGCCCGAAGGATTGACCGTCCGGCAAATTGCTGGCATTGTAGAGAAAAAGGCGGGCATACCGGCGGATGAATTCCTAACATACATAAATGAGGAATCGACCATTAACCGGTTGATGGCGAAGTACCCGAAAGTGTTGACAGAAGAAGTGCAAGGGGAACAGATCAAATATCCTTTGGAAGGCTATCTCTTCCCTGCAACCTATCCGTTTTACGAGGAAGCCCCTTCGATTGAAACGATCGTTGATGCAATGGTACAAGCGACCGCCGCGAATGTGACCCCTTATTTCGATTACTTGGAAACGGAAGGGCAATCGGTTCATTGGCTGCTGACGTTCGCATCCTTGCTGGAGAAGGAAGCCACTGCCCAATCGGACCGTGAAACGATTGCAAGCGTGTTTTATAACCGGATGGAGATCGACATGCCGTTGCAGACGGACCCGACCGTGTTATATTCGCTTGGGGAGCATAAGGACCGGGTGCTCTATGCCGATCTGGAAATCGATGACCCGTACAATACGTATAAACATAAAGGGTTGCCTCCAGGCCCGATCGCGGGTGCAGGCAAGGCATCCATCGAAGCCGTAATCGACCCTTCCAATACGGATTATTTATACTTCCTGGCAGATAAGAAAGGAACGAATCATTTCACCAAATCATACGAGGAGCACCTGAAAAATCGGGAGCTCTATCTTTCGGGGGATTGA
- the greA gene encoding transcription elongation factor GreA yields the protein MITEKKFPMTASGKEKLEEELQYLKTVKRKEVVERIKIARSYGDLSENSEYDSAKEDQAFVEGKISSLESMIRNAVIITEDELNTDEVQLGKTVTFKELPDGDEETYTIVGSAEANPMEGLISNDSPIAKGLIGRKKGDEVKIMTPGGEMAVEILEIK from the coding sequence ATGATCACAGAAAAGAAATTTCCAATGACCGCTTCAGGCAAGGAAAAGCTTGAAGAAGAATTACAGTATTTGAAAACAGTGAAACGGAAAGAAGTCGTAGAACGCATCAAAATCGCACGCAGTTATGGCGACCTTTCCGAGAACTCGGAATATGATTCAGCGAAAGAGGACCAGGCGTTTGTAGAAGGGAAGATTTCATCCCTGGAATCGATGATCCGGAACGCAGTCATCATTACCGAAGACGAGTTGAATACCGATGAAGTGCAGCTTGGTAAAACGGTCACATTCAAGGAATTGCCTGATGGCGACGAGGAAACTTATACAATTGTCGGCTCAGCGGAGGCCAATCCGATGGAAGGTTTGATCTCCAATGATTCGCCGATTGCCAAAGGTTTGATTGGCCGGAAAAAAGGCGACGAAGTGAAGATCATGACTCCTGGCGGAGAGATGGCAGTCGAAATTTTGGAAATCAAGTAA
- a CDS encoding O-methyltransferase yields the protein MLEEYLRYIEALQKDENALFGRMEQYAEEHRVPIMDRLGIETFLGLLRIQQPKAILEIGSAIGYSALRIATALKDTTIVTIERDSDRFSKAVEYIGESDVGSRILILEADALEAEAEEIFSRQYDALFIDAAKGQYKRFFEKYEPTVKSGGVIYCDNMFMHGMVLQEDGEVPKRNRTMIRKLKEFTQWMYAHPGFETSLLPVGDGILIAVKR from the coding sequence ATGTTGGAGGAGTATTTAAGATATATAGAAGCTTTGCAAAAAGATGAAAATGCGCTTTTCGGCCGTATGGAACAATACGCGGAAGAGCACCGGGTCCCCATCATGGACCGACTAGGCATCGAGACGTTCCTCGGCCTCCTGCGCATCCAACAGCCGAAAGCCATATTGGAAATAGGAAGTGCCATTGGCTATTCCGCCCTGCGCATTGCGACGGCACTGAAAGACACGACAATTGTCACGATTGAAAGGGATTCCGACCGCTTTTCGAAAGCTGTCGAATACATCGGAGAGAGCGATGTGGGAAGCCGTATTCTGATCTTGGAAGCAGATGCCTTGGAAGCGGAAGCGGAAGAGATATTCAGCCGACAGTATGATGCTTTGTTCATCGATGCTGCGAAAGGGCAATATAAACGGTTCTTCGAAAAGTATGAACCGACAGTGAAATCGGGCGGAGTAATTTATTGTGATAATATGTTCATGCATGGTATGGTGCTACAGGAAGATGGGGAAGTGCCGAAGCGGAACCGCACGATGATCCGGAAGCTGAAGGAGTTTACGCAATGGATGTATGCACATCCGGGTTTTGAAACATCCTTGCTGCCGGTCGGGGACGGTATTTTGATAGCGGTGAAGCGATAG